In Aedes albopictus strain Foshan chromosome 3, AalbF5, whole genome shotgun sequence, the genomic window GCAGGCGAAGAAGGGTGTTCTGAAGGGGCAACCGGAGGTCGCTGAAGCTAATACTGGATTTGTCATGGTTGAGGAGTCGGAAGTTGGAaaatcttctacaacaaaagctaTAACAGATTCGGAGCTCGTCGCGCAGTGCTTGGTATTCTTCCTGGCAGGGTTTGACAGTGTGTCAGCCGGAATGATGTTTATGGCGTACGAGCTAGCCTTGAACCCCGATGTTCAACAAATACTTCACGTGGAGATTGACGAGGCAAACAAACAGCTCGCAGGCAAAGCTCCAACTTACGACACGATCCAGATGATGCGCTACTTGGACATGGTAGTGTCGGAGACTCTTCGCAAGTGGCCTGCCGCAGCTTTCGATCGCAAGTGCGAGCGAGATTACGTGCTCGATGACGGAGCTGGTCTGAAGTTCACCATCGATCGGGGAGCTTGCATCTGGATCCCGGTCCACGGTATCCACCGGGATCCCAAGTATTACCCCAACCCGGATAAGTTCGATCCGGAACGATTTAGCGAGGGAAATCGGGGTAACCTCAATATGACGATGTACATGCCTTTTGGAGCTGGGCCTAGGAATTGCATCGGATCgcggtttgctttgatggagaTCAAAGCAATCATGTATGCGCTGTTGCTGAATTTCCgcatagaacgaaatgagaaaacCAGTGTTCCTCTGAAGCTGGTTAAGGGGTTTGCAGGGTTAAATGGCGAAGGAGGCATCCATTTACGGTTGACGTTGAGACGGTAGTGCAATTGAAGCTGGAAAGGATGGGAATTCAGGTTGTTAGGTTTTAAGTTTGACGCTTCAATAAGTATTTTGAACACCAGACGACGTTTAAGCCTACTGTCACATAAAATAATAATCGAATGAAAAAATAAGTATAAAATGTTCGTAAAATATTTTgtaaacaaaaagaaaacaatGCAATAGAAATAAAAAGTTGGAAAATTGATAATTAACCACATTATCACATCATAGTTTGGATTACTATTTACATATGGAATACAAAATTCACTTATTTCATGAAGAAATCATTTTCAAATTTAAGGGATTTTCAGTAACCTTTTAAATTATGTTATCCTGGACtaatttctcccagaagttgTGTCAAAAGATGTTCACAGGATTCTGAGCAACTTTTGCTCATGATTTTGAACAAATTATGTTAACAATTTAG contains:
- the LOC109426422 gene encoding probable cytochrome P450 9f2, which translates into the protein MTYDKFPGVKVFGLFDMTTKLFVIRDPELIKKVTVKDFDYFVNRRPTFGQSKDDHDGMLFTKTLLVLNDQKWRDMRATLSPAFTGSKMRAMFQLMQDYSSRMIEILKDQSQATGYMDYDMKDCFARVANDIIATCAFGLQVESLKNRENEFYVTGKKMLNFNRVSVILRILGFNLFPSLMARLGIDLIDAEHSQYFSKIIKDAVRTRETHGIVRPDMIHLLVQAKKGVLKGQPEVAEANTGFVMVEESEVGKSSTTKAITDSELVAQCLVFFLAGFDSVSAGMMFMAYELALNPDVQQILHVEIDEANKQLAGKAPTYDTIQMMRYLDMVVSETLRKWPAAAFDRKCERDYVLDDGAGLKFTIDRGACIWIPVHGIHRDPKYYPNPDKFDPERFSEGNRGNLNMTMYMPFGAGPRNCIGSRFALMEIKAIMYALLLNFRIERNEKTSVPLKLVKGFAGLNGEGGIHLRLTLRR